One window from the genome of Thermus sediminis encodes:
- the cbiB gene encoding adenosylcobinamide-phosphate synthase CbiB — protein sequence MSLLLALLLDALLGEPPEKLHPVVWMGRYLAWAWPRVRGLWSGALYWALGAFLFAFPAVLLDLLLRPLALGWVLLGLLLKPLFSLRMLLEEVFAVEKALGKGLEIARTRLSRIVSRKTGDLSEEEVREAALESLAENLSDSLLAPLLYYALFGLGGAALYRYANTADAMWAYPEHGARGLFAAWADDLLNLLPARLTGLLFCPPRLWGRLLGEARKTPSPNAGFPMAALALRLGVRLRKRGAYALNPEAPSPGPAHVERALLWAGGLGYGVGLLLAAFAALGGG from the coding sequence TTGAGCCTCCTCCTCGCCCTCCTCCTGGACGCCCTCCTGGGGGAGCCCCCAGAGAAGCTCCACCCCGTGGTCTGGATGGGGCGGTACCTGGCCTGGGCCTGGCCGCGGGTGAGGGGCCTTTGGTCAGGCGCCCTCTACTGGGCTTTGGGAGCTTTCCTCTTCGCCTTCCCCGCCGTCCTCCTGGACCTCCTCCTAAGGCCCCTGGCCCTAGGGTGGGTGCTCCTCGGCCTCCTCCTCAAGCCCCTCTTCAGCCTGCGCATGCTCCTAGAGGAGGTCTTTGCCGTGGAAAAGGCCTTAGGAAAAGGCTTGGAGATCGCCAGGACTAGGCTTAGCCGGATCGTGAGCCGGAAGACTGGAGATCTCTCCGAGGAGGAGGTGCGGGAGGCCGCTTTGGAAAGCCTCGCGGAAAACCTCTCGGATAGCCTCCTCGCCCCCCTCCTCTACTACGCCCTCTTCGGGCTTGGGGGAGCGGCCCTCTACCGCTACGCCAACACCGCCGACGCCATGTGGGCCTACCCCGAGCACGGGGCGCGGGGCCTCTTCGCCGCCTGGGCCGACGACCTCCTGAACCTCCTCCCGGCCAGGCTCACGGGCCTCCTCTTCTGCCCCCCCAGGCTCTGGGGGAGGCTCCTTGGGGAAGCCCGGAAGACCCCCTCCCCCAACGCCGGCTTCCCCATGGCCGCCCTGGCCTTGAGGCTCGGGGTGCGCTTGAGGAAGCGGGGGGCTTACGCCCTGAACCCCGAGGCTCCCTCCCCAGGACCGGCGCACGTGGAAAGAGCCCTCCTGTGGGCGGGGGGGCTGGGGTACGGGGTGGGGCTTCTCCTGGCGGCCTTCGCCGCCTTGGGAGGAGGCTAA
- the cobA gene encoding uroporphyrinogen-III C-methyltransferase: protein MRGRVFLVGAGFGGPEHLTLRALRVLEEAEVVLHDRLVHPGVLALAKGELVPVGKEGYGRKTPQEEIHRLLVALAREGRAVARLHGGDAMVFGRGGEEVLALRRAGIPYEVIPGVTSAVGALSSLGLPLTFRGLARSFAVATGHDPTLPLPQADALVLLMPLHALEALKTRLLERFSPETPLALLARVGWPGEEVRLGSLTDLPGLGEGLPSPALLVVGRMVGLYREILGS from the coding sequence ATGAGGGGCCGGGTCTTCCTGGTGGGGGCAGGCTTCGGGGGCCCCGAGCACCTCACCCTCAGGGCCCTCAGGGTCTTGGAGGAGGCGGAGGTGGTCCTCCACGACCGGCTGGTCCACCCCGGGGTCCTGGCCCTGGCCAAGGGGGAGCTCGTCCCCGTGGGCAAGGAGGGGTACGGCCGGAAGACCCCCCAGGAGGAGATCCACCGTCTCCTGGTGGCCCTGGCCCGGGAGGGAAGGGCGGTGGCCCGCCTCCATGGGGGGGATGCCATGGTCTTCGGCCGCGGGGGGGAGGAGGTCTTAGCCCTAAGGCGGGCGGGCATCCCCTACGAAGTGATCCCTGGGGTGACGAGCGCCGTGGGGGCCTTATCCAGCCTGGGCCTCCCCCTCACCTTTCGGGGCCTGGCCCGAAGCTTCGCCGTGGCCACGGGGCACGACCCAACCCTCCCCCTCCCCCAGGCGGACGCCCTGGTCCTCCTCATGCCCCTCCACGCCCTAGAGGCCCTAAAGACCAGGCTCCTGGAGCGCTTTTCCCCGGAAACCCCCCTGGCCCTCCTCGCCCGGGTGGGGTGGCCCGGGGAGGAGGTGCGCCTGGGAAGCCTCACTGACCTCCCAGGCCTCGGGGAGGGCCTTCCCTCCCCAGCCCTCCTGGTGGTCGGAAGAATGGTGGGGCTCTACAGAGAAATCCTCGGAAGTTGA
- a CDS encoding DUF3209 family protein, which yields MACHELSALRIALGELLEKEAHDLLHEREELAPALEGRPELKALTEERTLPGIRRQLEVALAHLEATDPGDEPYHRGLLLATEAALQRLRALEAEAERLFQEVDLLHHRLHRLFPRKRA from the coding sequence ATGGCATGCCACGAGCTCTCGGCCCTAAGGATCGCTTTAGGAGAACTTCTGGAAAAGGAGGCCCACGACCTCCTCCACGAGCGGGAGGAGCTGGCCCCCGCCCTAGAGGGGCGGCCCGAGCTCAAGGCCCTCACCGAGGAGAGGACCCTGCCCGGGATCCGGCGGCAGCTGGAGGTGGCCCTGGCCCACCTCGAGGCCACCGACCCCGGGGACGAGCCCTACCACCGGGGCCTCCTCCTGGCCACAGAGGCCGCCCTCCAGAGGCTTAGGGCCCTGGAGGCGGAGGCCGAAAGGCTCTTCCAGGAGGTGGACCTCCTCCACCATCGTCTCCACCGCCTCTTCCCCCGCAAGCGGGCATGA
- a CDS encoding CbiX/SirB N-terminal domain-containing protein: MNVLLVAHGSPDPRARALPLGLRKGLERALGVRVFLGFIEHQPPTLLEGALALARSGGGVVLPLLLFGGGHLKADLPLALEVAQGEYPEASLRLARPLGLHPALVDLWAERLARRGATGEDGAVLVLRGGTDPGANAEGAALARLLEERLGLPVLPAYASRARPNPQEALARLGAYRPRRAFLLPHLFFRGVVEGRVEARALRFPVEVLPPLMGHPALLRALQERYREALEGGGAPCDTCRFRFPIGRYAPRREAQIAGLRALRHALFAPGRHPHGAFTHLLLCTGESCREAGALGVLRGLEEALADLKGVVQLTPTPCLGRCGKGPILMAYPEGVVYGGLGPGDLAPLRRVHLEGGEIYREKLLEVI; the protein is encoded by the coding sequence GTGAACGTCCTCCTGGTGGCCCACGGCTCCCCGGACCCCCGGGCGCGGGCCTTACCTCTAGGCCTGAGGAAGGGGCTAGAGCGCGCCCTAGGGGTGAGGGTCTTCCTGGGCTTCATCGAGCACCAACCCCCTACCCTCCTCGAGGGGGCCCTGGCCCTGGCCCGCTCCGGGGGCGGGGTGGTCCTCCCCCTCCTCCTCTTCGGGGGAGGGCACCTGAAGGCGGACCTCCCCCTGGCCCTGGAGGTGGCCCAGGGGGAATACCCCGAGGCCTCTCTGCGTCTCGCCCGCCCCCTGGGCCTTCACCCCGCCCTGGTGGACCTCTGGGCGGAGAGGCTCGCCCGGCGGGGGGCCACGGGGGAGGACGGGGCGGTCCTGGTCCTCCGGGGGGGCACGGACCCGGGGGCCAACGCGGAGGGGGCCGCCCTGGCCCGGCTCCTGGAGGAGCGGCTAGGCCTCCCCGTCCTCCCCGCCTACGCCAGCCGGGCCCGCCCCAACCCCCAGGAGGCCCTGGCCCGCCTGGGGGCCTACCGGCCGCGGCGGGCCTTCCTCCTCCCCCACCTCTTCTTCCGAGGGGTGGTGGAGGGACGGGTGGAGGCCAGGGCCTTGCGCTTCCCCGTGGAGGTCCTCCCTCCCCTCATGGGCCACCCTGCCCTCCTGAGGGCCCTTCAGGAACGGTACCGGGAGGCCTTGGAGGGGGGAGGAGCCCCCTGCGACACCTGCCGCTTCCGCTTTCCCATAGGGCGGTACGCCCCCAGGCGGGAGGCCCAGATCGCCGGTCTCCGGGCCCTGCGCCACGCCCTCTTCGCCCCGGGGCGCCACCCCCACGGGGCCTTCACCCACCTCCTCCTCTGCACCGGGGAGAGCTGCCGGGAGGCGGGGGCCCTGGGGGTCCTGAGGGGGCTAGAGGAGGCCCTGGCCGACCTAAAGGGGGTGGTCCAGCTCACCCCCACCCCCTGCCTGGGGCGGTGCGGTAAGGGCCCCATCCTCATGGCCTACCCCGAGGGGGTGGTCTACGGGGGGCTGGGCCCAGGCGACCTCGCCCCCCTGAGGCGGGTCCACCTCGAGGGGGGCGAGATCTACCGAGAAAAGCTTTTGGAGGTGATCTAG